The Malus domestica chromosome 08, GDT2T_hap1 genomic interval AACTGGATCCCCAACCTTCCCCAGCTTAATAGAAATTTGCATCTCATTCTACAATGGTAGAAAAATTACAGATAAAATGAGCAGACaagaatataaaataaaatagaataaaaaaactaaattcAAGAGAGCCACTAAGTATACTTTTGGTATGGAACAATAAatgtttattaaataaaataagaaataaattgcAAGAAAAGCCAGAAATATTGCAATATATACATGACTAGCATCCAAATTACCAATCAAGATGAATGTGAACAGAAGAGAATATTTCATAAAATTCCGTCTCAACATAATAGATTTCATGACATGAAGATGCCAAAAGATAGTGTGCAAAGATGAATTTCAcaaaaattatttatatatttaaatcCATCCAAAATGTTAATTTTCAAGAAATAGTCCGAGAAGAACCAAAGGAAGCAAGACAACACAACTGCTTTATTATTAGAAGGACTGATCACCATACCAAACATCCTTTCAAAGATAGATAAATGAGAATAATAACAAGAAACAGGGCAATATTTCAAAGGATAATAAAACGAACCTTTCTAAGAAATCCAAGAATTCTACTGATTATATTGCACTGAAAACATACTCTCAAACTGGAAAGAATTGTGCTCCAAGGTTAATCTCAAAAACCATTTTCCtaacaaagcttcatttattttaaataaattttcttGTGGAGAAGAAAAAGGTCAAAATAATGTGGACTTGCTGTGCGATGGCTATTGTCTAGCTAATGTGGAGTGGagggaaagaaaaaagatgGTTTTGGCCGATCTTTAGGGGGTGGATTGGAGGGATTATGGGGTACACAGTTAGATTTGGGATATCATTGTAGGTATCAATATCATTGGAATTTCAGGATGTGCATGCATATAGGAAGGCGGCACTCTCTTAAATTTTCTCATGCGTAGTTAATAGTTTTGGACTGTACTTTGATGTTTAGTACTGGTGGGTTAATTGTATCATCAATTCATAGTCAATTATGTCTACATTCTTTGTATTGCTAGCTGTAGGATTACTTCCTTTATGTAAATTCCTCAAGTTTAGCTACCGCTTGGCAACTCTTGCAACTATTTAAACCCTCCCTACGAGATGAATGCAAACACAGAATTTcacaaatttgtaaaaaaaaaagcgatgaccaaatttgaaggaaaaaaattagtgAGGCCCCTTGGATGATCAAATTGAAAGGATATGACACGACAAAAGCATTCAACAGAATCAACACTATGATTcctagaaatttttttttgaaatatcaTAAGGGTAATAAAAAAGTTTATTAAAAATAAGTTTAAGCCTAACTTACTTGCTTTCGTAGGAGGCCCAACATCAGATAAATGGCCATTTCGGCACATGAGGCTGCATTTCCAGTTACATGGCTCGGAATCCTAGCAACTTTGATTCCAGACTTAGTTGCAGAATCAATGTCAACGcctaaagaaaataaatttaaattgtaAATATGGACACCTAAGACAAACGCTCTTTTTATAACAATTTGAACCACATGAAAATGACCTTCCAGGCCGACACCATACTGCAGTACAAGCTTCATCTTTTCTGCACGGGAGAGAATATCTGAATCTAACTTCATCATCTTCACGATACACATACTGTAATTCTGGATAACACCAGGCACATCTTTATGGGGAACATCATCTACCTACAATAGTGAAAATTGAAATACTGAAGGAGCACTGGAAATCGATGATGGAACATACACAGGAAGGAGCCCTAAGATAGATAGTGGAACATATGCAGAATAATCACAAGAGATTGATAGATGGATACATAGATGCAGAATAAACACGGGAGATTGTTATATGGATACATAGATAGATTATAAGTTACAATTTGCTTGAGAAAAACTTTACATCTATctataatatttatattatatacgTACAGAAGTTTACTCAAGCATATATTAACATTTTAGACGTAATTTTGGGGACTGGCATGATTATAGATAGACGTACTAGTAATTTAGGAaaattaacgaaaagtccaaaaaaacttccCTTTTCATGAAAAGTCCTTTTTAAatgtatagtgaatagtactagggaaaggtataaatgtggttttttgttaaaagtgaacagtaccgggagtgtttcgttaaaactccctattaATTTAAAATGCACACATGATCAAGTTGTTACATTCCTTTTATGTAAGCCTGGTATTCATAGCTCTGACAATTGACAGTCAAACAGTTCATAACTCAAAAATAATTCAGAGCACAAACAACACAATTCACATAGAAAACAAGAACACAAAAACAGCAAGATATATACTTCTTTGGCTACATCCACCATGACACACTGAATCGAACCTAACCGATcaacaaaatcaacaaaatcacaaaatcacaaatcaGGTTTCGCCGGTATAAAACATTGTGATGATTCTTTCTTAACAAGGGACTGCTTCTTCAAATCCGACGAGATTAATATACGACATTGACTAAAGTTACAGTATAATACAAGATGAGCAACAGAAACGACGAGCCAGCCACTGTCAGATATATAAAATCGATCGACGGAGGGGGGAGCGGACGATAAAATGCAGGAGGAAAATGACCTGGATAAAGGGGTAGTCTTTCAAATATTCCCTTGTGTAAGTTTCAGCAGCAGGAAAATGTGATCCGCAGAAAAGAAGACGGGTAATTTTCTCCTTGTTCTTCACCTCgccattttcttcttccattttCGACAAGCTATGCATCTCTGCTACCGCAACCCCAGTTGGACGAAGCAATGAAATTCGGGgttgaaagaaagaaagtaaaaaaagtaaaatgttCAGAACTTACCGCTGAGGGTGTGAGCGTGAGTTGGATGTAGAATCCTGTGATGGcgatgaggatgaggatgaggatgacGATGACGAGCGGAATCACAAATGGCCTTCGCGAACAGTCTCAATCTCGACCATCCCATTTATATTCCAATTGAGATTGAAATTCAAGCCCCGAacgagacgggacgggacgagaCGTGACGTGGCCGAGAGGAGAGAGCTACTGACTCTGTCACTCCCCACGCCCACCCACTCGATGATGTGGACTGACGGACTGACGACGGAGGAGGGGAAAAGGGGAATTTGATCCCCTCCTGAGCAAACGGTGGAGATGCTCATGACCCCATTAACATGGACAGTTGGATTTTAATCCAAGGGTTACATTAATATGGACAGTTGGATTTTAATCAagggttacaattattataactttaaaggaattctttatttgtactcgttggatcaaaattcaaCCGTTCATGTTATTGGGTCATAAGGATCCCCACTAATTGCTCAGGAGGGGATCCAATTCCGGGGAAAAGGTATATGAATTTGTTGTCAGGGTCATTCAGTCCTTTTGCACGTGACAAAAGGTTAAggagtgtgatatccacacatttcattttatttttcacacatttttttaattttcggacgtcgaatcggatgaattgaagaagatcaatgaatataaattatcaagttgtgtgagaagtaaaatatggtatgtggatagcacaccccaaggTTAAAGAGGGCAAAAGCGTTTTGAGTTCCCCTTCTGATACCGCCGGCGCCGACTAACTCACACACTCACCCCCGTGAGTATCCTCGGACCCACCTCGTCCAGCTTGATTCGTCGGGAAAAGTTAgttcatatttaattaaatgAGTTATTTTTAATTCTGGTTCAGAATATAGTTCtgaaagaaattattttttaacaaaaagtatcagattatatttatatacaatTTTCAACTAAGGGGTTATTGTCtccttaataatttattattttaagtttattctttaattttattagtTAGTTGAATTAAACTACatttttaaaataaagtttCCTAATATATTTTGAGAATGATTCATCGCTAAATGTTTTTTAAGTTTCATGTGACATTAAAATGAGTTAAAATAGTATGAAAGGATGAAGGGAATGTAAGAAATGATGTAGAAATGACTcatatatttatagaaaaaaaattagaattttttttttaaaatttcgtcttagaaaaaaaaatattacatgATGTCAACTAGCAGCACAGCTGGGCTCAACTTTCAGGGTTGGCTGGCTAGCTATGTTTGGCCAGTCCTCTTGCTATTTGGCTATATTTTGGCCAGCTAAGTCTCACATTTTTATGACCCAACTCTTCATTGGAGACTAGTTTTGTATAAAAAAGAACTACCTTTTGGCCGCCCAGTTGAAGATGACTTTACTaggggtgtagtcaaattaggatATGATAGGATTTTAATAGACTTTAAAATAAGAGTTTAGTGATGGAGTTTGAAAGAGGGTTTTAAAAGAtttgaaaatcatgatttaatcaAATTAGGATTTGAGGGAATTTGAATAATACATTCAAATTCATGAGTagtcaattaaaattttaaaaaaaaatcatacaaatCTAGGTGTAGCGGGAATGCCAAAGATTTGTTAAGATTTTTGTAAACGAAGGGTTTTGATGGATTCGAAGGTGAGAAGTATAAATACAAAATGTCATCAACAATCCAACCCCTAAGATTTCTTTTCATGAGCAAAGAAGATGAACAGTCCTGCTACCATGAATTCTTCTCCACTttttctttcacttctttttgtCCTTCCTCCGCAGATTTGAGGATATATCTACCATGGTTCTGATGCTTGTTCTGTTTCTCATACTATAATTGGGGCTGCTGTCGTGGGAAAAAAAATAAGGGGTGCTACATTTTAGCCACTGTAAACGGATTTGAAAGAGAAGGTGGAGGAGGGGAATGGAGAACCTGATGAGCTGCAGAAGCTGGATTTGAAGGAGGTGGAGGGCGGATAGGGAGTAGAAGAAGAATAATAGAGTTCTAGTGAGAGAGGTTGAGATTGTAAATGGAGAGGAAAATGAGAGGCAAAGTGAGCGATGATGCAACCATGGTTCTGATGTTTAGGAATCAACGTTGATGGGTTTTAGGATTTTAATTAATGCCCAATTTCTGATTTCACATAATTCCtaattttttagggttttaaacGTTCAGTTCAGTTAATAGAAAAGATGGGAGCTTTGGATGATTTTACATAAACTTATGTAATTTCATATTTCTGACTTGAGTTGTAGGTTTAGATGATTGTACATAAATATCTGGATTTGGTGATTTGAAGGTTGCATGTAggttgtttgatgaaatgcctgAGAGAAATATGGTTTCTTGGAATGTAATGCATGGTGGGTATTGGAAGGGTGGGAAGCCAGAGTGTGCATTGAAGTTTAGGAATGTAATGCATGCCAACGTTTCTGGGCTCTGTTTATTTTCTACTTTTGAGCTCACGATTCAGCTGCCTTGGAATGTGATATCTGATTTCTGGGCGGTTCTGGTTCGTTGTTGGATTACACAAAACTGCAGTTTTATGATCTGGGTTTCCTTTGTTTTGCATGACTGAATCAATAGCAGATATTCCATTTTGTTATTAGACATAGTTTTTTCTACTAATTGTGTCCTCATCAATGCACATATCTGATATTTTATTCGTTTGAATCCTCTTTGTTCCATTGTCGATTTTCTTGATGCTTCAATTGTGTCTCTTCTGCAGTAGTCTGTTTTGCTGTTActttttgtttgattgattATAATTTTGTAAAGTAAGTATCGTTTGGCAGTTTTTAGTACCAATTCTTCAGCTAAATGTATACGGAAACgctacaaatttttgttttaacaTACCTATACACAGCAATTTATGAATCAAACGTATGCGTTTTAATGTTTGGTGTTTGATTCAACAACTGTTTCAAAGTGCTACAATATTCTCTTGGACTGTTTTAGTGTTTGGTGTTTGATTCAACAGCTATTTCAAAGTGCTACAATattctcttggattgttttagtatataattttttttaaattcaggtaaaaaaaaatgaactgaGCCCAACCGAACCAGAACTGAACAAAAAACCGAAGGGCACTGAACCAAACCAAACTGAACAGTAATTTCAGTTTGGTTTTCGATTTCAGCAATAAATCGAACCAATTGGAACCGAACTTACCCCTAGTGAAGTCCAtccgcagagagagagagaaagagagagaatggCTTGCAATGTAAGTGTAGTCCACCAAGCAATGGCATCCGCCATAGCACAGCCTAACAAAGCTCCTCCTCAACCCTCCTGTGcacatctttctttgtcttccaaTTCAAAGTCCAAGCCTTTCAAGCTCCTTTGATCCTCCCAATATTCTTTCGCTTCGACCTTCTCCCCCTCTCGCCCGCAAACCGTAGTTCCCTTTGGTTCCAGCAGAGTTCCCAATTTCCTGGTACTCATTTACCCTTCTACCACaatttcttgtttcatttgtttttttttattattattgtttaatAGGTTGTAGGGTGTGGCAAGGCGGAGCCGCTAAGAGTAATGATAGTAATAACCATAGTAGTTGGTTAGTCGGTTATACAGTTGAAATAGTTGGTTAGACAGTTGTAAGGTTGTTAAGTAGGATTGGGTTGTTAGAAAGATAAAAGAATATAAGAAGGGTAGTATTGTACTTTTGTAATGGTAAGTTTTCTCTACATAAACGAAATGTGTAAGGCATTTGGGTGGATCTTTTCATCTTCCAAAACATATATTGAAGAGTTCATCATTCTCTGtagcttctttctttctccagTTTTCACAAgctattcttttctttctctttgttaatatggtatcatcgccggTGTGCGTTAGTCACTGATTGTGATCCTGGTGTGCTCCGCTGCTGTTCGTTGCTTCATTGGGGGTTCGGTTTGGTGGCTGTTCGTTGCTTCATTGGTGTGCGATTGGAGCAAGATTGGTTTTCTGTTCGATTCCGGCTCAGGTGGTTTCTGATTTTTTAGCTTCTTCAGTTTAAGCAGAGTACTGATTTGATAGAGTTGGGTTCTTTTgttgatttgtatatgttgaTTTGCTGCGATAATTAGAAAGCATTGTTTTTGCTGGAAGTGTCATTCTTTCATGCGTTCAAGAAGGTGTCATTCCTTCTAAGTCAAGAAGTTTTGTTGGAAGTGTCATTCTTTCATGCGTTCAAGAAGGTGTCATTCCTTCTAAGTCAAGAAGTTGTGTGTTCAAGAAAGTGTTAGTCTTTCTTCTCAGAGTGTCAGTCTCTGTGCATAATCTCAATTGGTAATTCGTTGTTATTGCTTGAAGATAATCATGGGTAGTCCAACTTTTAAAGTCGATGGAATTCTGGGTATGCTTACTATCAAACTAAGAGATGATAATTTTGCCAAATGGGCATTTCAATTTCAGTCTGTTTTGAGGGGGTATAAATTGTTTGGTCATTTCGATGGCACAACTGTGTGTCCATCAAAGTATGTGGTTAATCCAGAAGCTGGGGTTACAAAGGAGATTACTGAGGCGTTTATGGATTGGGAGTCTACAGATATGGCGTTGCTTAGTTTACTTCTTGCCACTTTAACTGATGATGCGATGGAGTATGTTCTTGGGTGTAGGACTGCTCATGAGGCGTGGGTCAATTTGGTTGATAGATATGCATCTGTTTCTAAGTCTCGGGTCAACCATCTCAAAACTGAGTTACATACCATTCAAAAAGGGTCTGATACAATTGATAAGTATCTCTTGAAGTTGAAAGGTATTAGGGATCAACTCACTGCTGCAGGTGAATCTGTATCTGACAATGATGTCATAATTGCTGGGCTTGCTGGGTTGCCAAAGGAATATGGGACTATTCGTACAGTCATTTTGGCCAGAGAGTCATCTATTTCCTTAAAATAATTTCGAGCACAACTATTGGGGGCAGAAAGGGAGATTGAAGGAGAGATTAATACTTTGTCTCAGAATTTGTCTGCGTTATATGTTCAAGGTTCGAGTTTAAGCACTGGTTCAAGTTCCGCTTCATCTTCCAATTCTCAGGCTCATAATCACATTCCTGCCAGTACTGCGGGAACAATTACTGCGGTGCCATATGGTTCTACTTCTCAGGGTCCCCAAACTGCAGTACATCAGTCTTTGCCTTTGCCACCATTTCAATATCCTGTTTATCCTGTTCCTTCACAGTATCCAGCAGGATATCTTCCACCATCACAATCTCTTATGTATCCTGGTGAGTCGTATGGATATGGTTTTATTGGTCATCCTAGTGATCCAAATACTCATGCTGCACAGCTTAATGTGGGAGCTCAATTTGGGCCTCGAGGATCACATGGGGGTCAATACAGAGGCAATAATTACAGGAATAATAACACTTTCAGGGGACGAGGATATGGTTCCAGCAACTCACGGCCAAATGGTAATAATTCTTGGTCTGGGAGTACTTCTACAAGGACAAATGCTGTGATAGAATGTCAAATTTGTAACAAAAGGGGACATACTGCAGCCAATTGTTATCAGAGGAACATCAATGCTTCTACTTCAAACTATGTTGTTGAATGCCAAATATGTGGCAAGAGAGGACATTCAGCACTTGATTGTTATCAACGAAGCAATTATTCATATCAAGGGCAGCTTCCACCCTCATCATTGTCTGCAATGCAGGCTCAACAAACCACACCATTTGTTCCTCAAGATGCCTGGATTGTTGATTCTGGTGCATCTCATCATATGACAGCTGATGTTAATTCCTTGAATCATGTCACACCTTTTGAGGGTTCTGACAAAATCACCATTGGTAATGGTACTGATCTATCAATCCAAAATATTGGGTCAACTACTTTACAACTGACAATCACTCTCTTATTCTCAACAAAGTGTTACATGTTCCACATATTGCACGAAGTCTTTTATCTGTGAAACAACTCTGTGCTGACAATAAGAgctggtttatatgtgatgaatctgaattctttgtgcAGAACAAGAAGACAAGGGAAATAGTGTATCAAGGAAAGAGTAAGCCTGAAGAATTGTTCCAGATTCCGGTTGTGCAAAGGCAGAAAGGAGTACAGTCGATTACAAGTAGTCCAGTTGCTTATGTGGGTAAAGCTATCAAATGTGATACATGGCATCAGAGATTAGGGCATCCTACTCCTGAAATCATGAATTGTATGTTACAAAAGTCGAATATTGTGGCTGATAAAGATAGTAAGTCTAGTGTTTGTGTGTCTTGTATTCAGGGGAAAATGTCTAGAACTCCATTTCCAATTAGATCAGTTGCTTGTACTTCTCCATTTGAAAAAATCCActcggatgtttggggtccttctCCTGTGAAGTCCTTAGAAGGTTATAGGTACTATGTAACTCTAATTGATGAATATACCAGATATGTGTGGATTTTTCCGATGAGTAATAAATCAGATGTATTTCAAATCTTTGTgagattttataattttgtcCTTACTCAGTTTGGGGTGCACATAAAAGGTTTGCAAACAGATGGTGGAGGAGAGTATGTTAGTAAAGCTTTTACTTATTTTCTAGCTAGCAAGGGTATAAGTTCATTCATTTCTTGTCCATACACTCCACAACAGAATGGAGTGGCAGAAAGGAAACATCGCCATATAGTTGAAACTGCAATCACACTTCTCAATGCTGCTATTTTAACTTCTGAGTTTTGGTATTTTGCATGTGCACACTCTGTCTTCTTGATTAACAGAATGCCATGTAAGATTCTTTCTTTGTCCTCGCCTTATCAACTGCTATATAGGAAAATCCCTGATGTATACTCACTCAAGATTTTCGGATCAGCTGTGTTTCCTTGGTTAAGACCATATGCAGCAAATAAATTGCAAGCCAGATCTGCTATGTGTATATTTTTGGGCTATTCTATGGGGTATAAAGG includes:
- the LOC103441811 gene encoding uncharacterized protein, translated to MGWSRLRLFAKAICDSARHRHPHPHPHRHHRILHPTHAHTLSEMHSLSKMEEENGEVKNKEKITRLLFCGSHFPAAETYTREYLKDYPFIQVDDVPHKDVPGVIQNYSMCIVKMMKLDSDILSRAEKMKLVLQYGVGLEGVDIDSATKSGIKVARIPSHVTGNAASCAEMAIYLMLGLLRKQNEMQISIKLGKVGDPVGETLLGKTVFILGYGNIGIELAKRLRPFGVKIIASKRSWATQSQDSCQSNVQNCSTENLVDEKCVHEDIHKFASIADIVVCCVHLNSETVGIVNKSFISSMRKGALLVNIARGGLLDYEAVSYSLESGHLGGLGIDVAWTEPFDPDDPILKFNNVIITPHVAGVTEYSYRSMAKVVGDVAIQLHEGKPLTGIEFVN